The Chrysemys picta bellii isolate R12L10 unplaced genomic scaffold, ASM1138683v2 scaf2633, whole genome shotgun sequence nucleotide sequence ccacagctcaccagggaggtgctgcagcagctgctggacaagCTCCAGCAGAGACGCCGGGAGGAGAAGAGCGGCAATGTGTCTCTGGCTGTAAGTGAGATTTGAGATGTCACTTTGCCAACCCGCCACCGCAGGGAGGATGGTGCATCTGTGTGTGCGCGGGAGCTTCACCCCTTCTTAGCTTCAGGCCATGGCTCCACTACACAATGAAGTTGACCTAACTTACCTCGGCATACAGCCGCCACAGCAATTCCATcccttgtgtgtgtctgcactttgctgctCGTGTCGGCAGTGCACGTCCTCGCCAGAAGCGCTTGTCTTGATTGTACGGTCAGGGTGGggaggctcctgaaagccagttgaCGTAAGCGacgcggtgtctacactgacactgcatcgacctaactgcatcaacctggactctctgccactcgtggagagatttttaattattattgttattaatttggaACCGAGGGGCAGTTCTGCCGACGGGAAGGAAATTCCATAGTTAGGGTGATGCTGGGTGAGCGgccttgcgttgacctaactctgtagtgcagaccaggccttagtgtgtcCTGGCCACCTCCTAGCAAACCAAAGACGTGTAAagaaagtttcccccaggtaaaaGTTACAGATCTGAAGTGGTTTATCTGCTGGTCCCCTGGCTCAGTTGTCTTCTGCTCTAGATGGCCCTTTagtgagcagctgcagttccGGTGTCTCTTGGCTCTGTAAACTGTGACTAGAGAGCTTCCCAGCATGGGATCATGAGATGTCCAGTACTTTTGACTGGGCCAGAAACACTGGGCCTATGCGAACGGATCTCCTCAGGATGGTTTCAGCCCGTCCAGTCATGgctggaaagccaaagcacagggTCTGCACCATTAAGAGAAACAACGGGGAATAACGTCATCCAGACTCTTCTGATCTTTCCATAGGGCTCCATCCTGCTTTCGTTCCAGGAATGGGTGATGGTTCTGGAGCCTCAAAatgtctcctcccctctcaggagcCAATCCTCTTTTCTAATACCCTGTGGAGGAAATGAGACATGAGAAAAGGACAATAGCGAATGGCAATGGGGGCAGGTGGCAGATTGGGATAGTTGACTgaaattctttcccccctccaggcAATGAGGACCATTTACGAGGTCCTTTTCCTGTGGGGATACCGAGAAGCCATCCTGGAAATGTATCCCCAGATGCTCATCCTCTGCGTCAGGCAAGTGCAGTATGTGATGGAGCTGCGCTTGCCAGGGACCTACGGGGCCAGCGAGACATCCAGCCCCGAGGAGGGGTccagctgcctcagccccctaaggtaatgactgaaaggagaaggaagaacaGATTTGTTCTGCTAAACACGTGTGCTCTGTTCATGGCCATCATTTGTTCGGGTGCTGTAGTTCGCCCAGGCTCAGTTCGGTGCAGGTCTCTCTTGAGGGGAAAGGGTTGAGAGCCGTGTGTTCTTGTGAGTCACACTCGCTCATCTGACTCCGTCCACAGGCCAGCTGCTTTCACTCCACAGTCAGGCAGCAGTCATGTTTGTGCATCCATCCCCGTGTGCCACCTGCCAAAGCGTCAGTGGAAACACAGAGCGCCAGAGGCCACCTCAGGTGCTGTAAACTGACACAGCTTTGCTCGcttacaccaactaaggatctggccgcACATGCCCGCTTGTGTCCTGTTACCTGCCACAGTAAAGAATCAAGTATTCAACCGTATTGAGTGATGACACCAACCATCTTAAGAAGCTAGtgtcagtaactggttacaaactcaatgaatctgcagtgtagacagggcccctTGGGAAGGGAAGCACCATGATATCACACTGGATCTATCCTCGGGGTCGCTAGCTACTGCTGACCATGCTGTGTGTCCCAGGGCTTGTGCAGATTTGCCATGCTTGGGGGTGATCTCGTTGCCtgacactgggatttttttgtctttagcACGTCAGTGGAGGCTGTGAAGACTCTTTTTTCCATGCCCGGATACTGGAAGGAATTTGCCGGCATCCAGTTACAGCAGGGTTGGGACATGATATCCTCCCGATATTACTACTCGCAGGGTGTTGGCCTAATTGCAAGGTAGGAGCCCAAAGTTTCCTCTTCATTGGGTCTCTCTTGGCAATGGGATTTCCGTGTGAAATATTCCTCTGttccagctgccatctcagcccagtaactagtgaggaactctctctcccccttgataaccacaagggactttctgttccatgttccagagccatgatcgagtttgagaaccctcagctccctgcagttttCAGAGAGGCCGTCACCATTGTCCAGAGTCAGAAGGAGGATGAGCAGAGACATATCGCCATGACTTTCTGCACTGAGGTGAGATTCATTAATTGACAGGCACAAGTGGGCTTTCtgcagagcagctcaggccagtaagctctggggcacattgtcaggagctcagcagcctacagccagctagctcctctccacacatggatggctgtggggcacggcagagagagggagggagagacagggtgaGATCGCCCCTGGCTGGATGTGCCTAGATGGGATCATATGACAAGAGGAGATGTTTCACCACTGCCCCAAGGCCATGCTTCTCTCCTCACCTTTTCTTGGGGTCTGCTTTTCTTCTGCCCCAGGGGTTGTTCCATGGCACTCAATGGGGCCTGGAGATTCCCCTTTCCCTGCGGGTTTATTTGTGACTTATACATTAGTCTAACTTCTGGGAATGAACCAACTGAAAGAGCAGCAACTGGCTCCCTACACACCAGAGACTTTGTATGGGAGTAAGTGGCCATTTGGTAAAGATGACTGTCCAGGGAACAGACCCCACAGGAAGACCTCTGCTCCTCAACCGGATGTTGATTTGGCTCTTTCCAGTTGCtccagagtccttccattgagaCGATAATGACAAAATCAGAGCTCAAGGCGCAGCTCATGGAATGGACCCAGGACAAAAATCCCATCATACGTAGGCTCAGTCTGCGAGGCCTTGGCAGTGTTGTGCTCCAGCCAGCAAAGGTGAGAGGCGTGGATTGCCCGGGGACCGAGGAAGCCGATGTCTATCGAATAGCTCAGAAATGAGAGCGAGATCCCCACACAAGCCTTGTTGTTTAACGCACGGCACTCAAATGTTGGAGGTGCGTTACTGAGCGAATCAAGGCatgacatggtccctgctcccgtgagctgacccctgattgcagatgtgatgcaatgggggaggcggggtgagcaaagacaaaggttacagtgagcagttggcactgagtgagaggagaatgactttctgccccgttggggggctgtgccagccgtGGTTTCTCATAGGTGGGAGTGGGATGGTCCAGCATGTGCTCCAGGCTGTCACCCAGGATAGTAATGAGCTGCCTTCTTCATTCCTGCAGGTGCAATTGTTACGGGCCCAGCTGCCAGCGATCATGGACACGTTCGATGACAGGAATGGAGTGTGTGTCATGGAGGCCATGCATAAAGCTGGAGACATCATCTACCTCCTCgacggggaggggcttggctccaTCTCCCAGGACATTGCAGTCAGCCTTCGCCCCTTCATTGATGACGTAAGGCTTGGAACCGCAGGAgaagcccatttccccccccctccacctgcctctgatgcccttgtgtctctctccccatccccttgcctcccgcccctcagccctgccatggAGCCTCCTAGGAGTGCCCCTGCCATGGGTGGGGAATCTCCTGCTCCGCCACCTCCCTGTCAGAGCTCTTCTCGGCAAACCTCAGCCTcagcgccctgctcccagcccctgctgcagcctggcctgggggagaggggctggcactgggcagatgaccagctgtctggagaacaccagcccccaaagaggtggagat carries:
- the LOC135980317 gene encoding maestro heat-like repeat family member 5, translated to VGDVVGRILMWLDDVCDPRARKAALRATALLARSHPQDVVLSCVAHTLSSDRCAIELWKALGEEPQLTREVLQQLLDKLQQRRREEKSGNVSLAAMRTIYEVLFLWGYREAILEMYPQMLILCVRQVQYVMELRLPGTYGASETSSPEEGSSCLSPLSTSVEAVKTLFSMPGYWKEFAGIQLQQGWDMISSRYYYSQGVGLIARAMIEFENPQLPAVFREAVTIVQSQKEDEQRHIAMTFCTELLQSPSIETIMTKSELKAQLMEWTQDKNPIIRRLSLRGLGSVVLQPAKVQLLRAQLPAIMDTFDDRNGVCVMEAMHKAGDIIYLLDGEGLGSISQDIAVSLRPFIDD